The following are encoded in a window of Lacinutrix sp. WUR7 genomic DNA:
- a CDS encoding ABC transporter ATP-binding protein codes for MIQAKNIHKYYEDLHVLKGVNLHIKKGEIVSIVGASGAGKTTLLQILGTLDKASKKEESSFQIKGTEILSLSDKALAKFRNENIGFIFQFHQLLPEFTAVENVCIPAFIKGTKPAEAEKRAKELLDFLGLSHRYKHKPNELSGGEQQRVAVARALVNNPDLIFADEPSGNLDSASAENLHNLFFKLRDEFGQTFVIVTHNEELADMADRKLTMVDGKIVGND; via the coding sequence ATGATTCAAGCTAAAAATATTCATAAATATTACGAAGATTTACACGTATTGAAAGGTGTAAATCTTCATATAAAAAAAGGAGAAATTGTATCTATTGTTGGTGCTTCTGGAGCAGGAAAAACAACACTTTTACAAATTCTTGGAACTTTAGATAAAGCTTCCAAAAAAGAAGAATCTAGCTTTCAAATTAAAGGAACAGAAATACTTTCGTTAAGTGATAAAGCATTAGCTAAATTTAGAAATGAAAATATAGGTTTCATCTTTCAGTTTCATCAACTATTACCAGAATTTACAGCTGTAGAAAACGTTTGTATTCCTGCATTTATTAAAGGAACAAAACCTGCGGAAGCAGAAAAACGCGCGAAAGAACTTTTAGATTTTTTGGGTTTATCCCATCGATACAAACACAAACCAAACGAACTTTCTGGTGGCGAACAACAACGTGTTGCTGTTGCTAGAGCTTTAGTTAATAATCCAGATTTAATTTTTGCAGATGAACCTTCTGGAAACCTAGATAGTGCTTCTGCCGAAAACCTACACAATCTCTTTTTTAAATTACGGGATGAGTTCGGACAAACCTTTGTCATTGTTACGCATAACGAAGAATTAGCAGATATGGCAGATAGAAAACTCACTATGGTAGATGGGAAAATAGTTGGTAATGATTAG
- the folE gene encoding GTP cyclohydrolase I FolE translates to MPYKQFEEYNIDVTEGIKKQFKNIIEDLGEDIQRDGLLKTPERAAKAMQFLTQGYDQNPEEILKSAMFKEDYKDMVIVKDIELYSLCEHHLLPFFGKAHIAYIPNGQIVGLSKLPRIVDVFARRLQVQERLTHQILDCINDTLKPQGVAVVIEASHMCMMMRGVQKQNSVTTTSGFRGQFEKIETRNEFLKLISTKLS, encoded by the coding sequence ATGCCATACAAACAATTTGAAGAGTATAATATTGACGTAACCGAAGGTATAAAAAAACAATTTAAAAATATTATTGAAGACTTAGGGGAAGATATCCAACGGGATGGATTACTTAAAACTCCAGAACGTGCAGCAAAAGCGATGCAGTTTTTGACGCAAGGTTATGATCAAAATCCGGAAGAAATTCTTAAAAGCGCTATGTTTAAAGAAGATTACAAGGATATGGTAATTGTAAAAGATATTGAATTGTATTCTTTATGCGAACATCATTTACTTCCTTTCTTCGGAAAAGCACATATTGCATACATACCAAACGGACAAATTGTTGGTTTAAGTAAACTACCAAGAATTGTAGATGTTTTTGCTAGACGATTGCAAGTACAAGAACGTTTAACACACCAGATATTAGATTGTATTAATGATACTTTAAAACCACAAGGAGTTGCCGTTGTTATTGAAGCTTCTCACATGTGTATGATGATGCGTGGCGTACAAAAACAGAATTCGGTTACAACAACTTCTGGATTTAGAGGACAATTTGAAAAAATTGAAACAAGAAACGAATTTTTAAAATTAATTAGCACGAAGCTTTCTTAA
- a CDS encoding DUF5916 domain-containing protein, producing the protein MRHFIIFFLAMVTAITLQAQEKKSLNIKRTDQAPKIDAVLDDAAWQNAEIAGDFIQFRPDVGATEKEHQKTEVKVTYNDNAIFFAAYLHDTPEAIIKQFSQRDNFGISDFFGIVLNPNNDAQNDVEFFVFPTGHQADAIANPTIGEDFGWNAVWESASRIVDDGWIVEVKIPYAALRFSNQEVQTWGLQFHRRFRTDNSQYAWNPIDVTKGYIGLYNGEIKGIENIEPPTRLSFYPFASATYNSSENPDYGVGMDVKYGISENFTLDATLIPDFSQSGFDNVQLNLGPFEQQFSEQRQFFTEGVDLFSKGNLFYSRRIGSAPVGEVALSDDEEFVDYPEKVNMLNAIKVSGRTKNGLGIGVFNAITEKTKAHIKDNVTNSTREEVVEPMANYNILVVDQQFNKNSSVSLINTNVTRNGHARDANVTGLLLDLVNKKNTYGFIAQAKRSDINLPDEDNQVGYSSRIGFGKNSGKYRFSVEHEAVDKEYDINDMGILFRNNFSNFYANGSYRIFEPTKILNNFYLYVNANISYLFKPHTYTGKNFNVNFSGNLKKSLMDFGGFIAIQPGKQYDYFGPRAENRYFISEDWLNMNGWISSNYNKTFALDANFGYETLFESGRDYTSYFYGVSPRLKLGDKFIMQYSFDYDMEKKERGYVQTLDNDDIIYGQRDQETIINSISASYNFNSFHALNLTFRNYWSTVTYENDLYALQENGRLNQDDGYTKVDIDNPDVNFDAWNLDLSYSWQFAPGSQLTALYRNRLYNDTNASKDDYFTSLNDLFKEDINHVFSLRMVYYIDYNNVKNIFKSKPKNI; encoded by the coding sequence ATGAGACATTTCATCATTTTCTTTCTTGCAATGGTTACTGCTATTACTTTGCAAGCTCAAGAAAAAAAATCATTAAACATTAAAAGAACAGACCAAGCTCCAAAAATTGACGCTGTTTTAGACGATGCTGCATGGCAAAATGCAGAAATCGCTGGAGACTTTATTCAATTTAGACCAGATGTTGGTGCAACCGAAAAGGAACATCAAAAAACAGAAGTAAAAGTTACTTATAATGATAATGCTATCTTTTTTGCTGCATACTTACACGATACTCCTGAAGCTATTATTAAACAGTTTTCGCAACGTGATAATTTTGGGATTTCAGATTTCTTCGGGATTGTTTTAAACCCGAATAACGATGCACAAAATGATGTTGAGTTTTTTGTTTTCCCTACCGGACATCAAGCAGATGCTATTGCAAATCCTACTATTGGAGAAGATTTTGGGTGGAATGCTGTTTGGGAAAGTGCTTCTAGAATTGTAGATGACGGCTGGATTGTAGAAGTAAAAATACCTTATGCTGCTTTGCGTTTTTCTAATCAAGAAGTGCAAACTTGGGGTTTACAATTTCATAGAAGATTTAGAACAGACAACTCACAATACGCATGGAATCCTATAGATGTTACCAAGGGATACATAGGTTTATATAATGGTGAAATTAAAGGAATTGAAAACATTGAACCTCCTACTCGATTAAGCTTTTATCCGTTTGCTTCTGCTACCTATAATTCCAGTGAAAACCCAGACTATGGTGTTGGTATGGACGTGAAATACGGAATTAGTGAAAACTTTACATTGGACGCAACCTTAATTCCCGATTTTAGTCAGTCAGGTTTTGATAATGTACAATTAAATTTAGGTCCTTTTGAACAACAGTTTTCAGAACAAAGACAATTCTTTACCGAAGGTGTTGATTTATTTTCTAAAGGAAACTTATTTTACTCTAGAAGAATTGGAAGTGCTCCTGTTGGAGAAGTTGCTTTAAGTGATGATGAAGAATTTGTAGACTATCCTGAAAAAGTAAACATGCTTAATGCGATTAAAGTTTCTGGTAGAACCAAAAACGGATTAGGTATTGGTGTTTTTAATGCCATTACCGAAAAAACAAAAGCACATATAAAAGATAATGTTACCAATAGTACTCGTGAAGAAGTGGTAGAGCCTATGGCTAATTACAATATTCTTGTGGTAGACCAGCAGTTTAACAAAAATTCTTCGGTAAGTTTAATCAATACCAATGTCACTAGAAATGGGCATGCAAGAGATGCCAATGTAACGGGTTTACTTTTAGATCTTGTAAACAAAAAAAACACCTATGGTTTTATTGCGCAAGCGAAAAGAAGTGATATCAATCTACCAGATGAAGACAATCAAGTTGGTTATAGTAGTAGAATAGGTTTTGGTAAAAATAGTGGGAAATATCGTTTTTCCGTTGAGCATGAAGCTGTAGACAAAGAATACGATATTAATGATATGGGAATATTATTTAGAAATAACTTTAGTAATTTTTATGCTAACGGAAGTTATAGAATTTTTGAACCTACTAAAATCTTAAACAATTTTTATTTATATGTAAATGCCAATATAAGCTACCTTTTTAAACCTCATACATATACCGGTAAAAACTTTAATGTAAACTTTAGCGGAAACTTAAAAAAGAGTCTGATGGATTTTGGTGGTTTTATAGCGATACAACCAGGAAAACAATACGATTACTTTGGACCAAGAGCTGAAAACCGTTACTTTATTTCTGAGGATTGGTTGAATATGAATGGTTGGATTTCTTCAAACTACAATAAAACGTTTGCCTTAGATGCTAACTTTGGCTATGAAACTCTTTTTGAAAGCGGAAGAGATTACACCAGTTACTTCTATGGGGTATCTCCAAGATTAAAACTTGGTGATAAATTTATCATGCAATATTCTTTTGATTATGATATGGAGAAAAAAGAACGCGGTTATGTACAAACGCTAGATAATGACGACATTATTTATGGGCAACGTGATCAAGAAACAATAATTAATAGTATTTCTGCAAGCTATAACTTTAACTCTTTTCATGCGCTAAATCTAACCTTTAGAAATTACTGGAGTACGGTAACTTATGAAAATGATTTATATGCACTACAAGAAAACGGACGTTTAAACCAAGACGACGGTTATACCAAAGTAGATATAGATAATCCTGATGTAAATTTTGATGCTTGGAATTTAGACCTATCCTACTCTTGGCAATTTGCTCCTGGAAGTCAGCTAACTGCATTATACAGAAATAGATTGTATAACGATACAAACGCATCTAAAGACGATTATTTTACAAGTTTAAACGATTTGTTTAAAGAAGATATAAACCATGTTTTTTCTCTTAGAATGGTTTATTATATAGATTATAATAATGTGAAAAACATCTTTAAATCGAAACCTAAAAACATTTAA
- a CDS encoding lipopolysaccharide assembly protein LapB: MKIFEKIAISIVLVCFLGTLFLNSKISSLFFFLSVTLLSFSYLIFGFTLFKIKDGNSYFRVLSGAILGITLGTLLFVLDMPKGVLLKTIVAINILFSIALILNWLIKKQGFSKEKRMIFFRSVLIALITSFFAYASVHNSQNRFFLKKISGKNTSLTYNLLMFDEIENYDAFMDNENYLEAINSAKKSVEYGKKWRKYDTIYYEDFSGTYEFLSKAYIQRGNKLYTNRDYLSALKNYKSADSVLKHKEHIPKYPKATQSHIYWNRWNLGKTYDRLNDFENYDKEIDFLLTNYHKVKDTIDLDYFRIVENVASNYAKRNVLDESIRLSKFSLSILKKDSLNNLPNYRDTYLNLAKNYLVTDSLKNAKIYLDKYSEIADVNDCKILYYNSLYFKKVNIKQALEYAKKTCECIDSENKPNPNNQFRAYLNLSQIALENSNYVSFKKNLKRIKSLVPQTYNQESNISKINNTLGYYYRLKGDFTKSKYYYQQSLNYYRDANEYDNYKKIIIELKIALLNDELGIKNNLQLINKKVLDLLSTYESTTPSLTMMHNDLASINTGSNIKLSDSLYHITLAIHKKYNLKNLPKIGVAYNGLGINNLYLKKYPKADSLLLKGKNQLEAFYGSNQNMNQTINYLNLAKSKLYQKDFLNSDKYLEKASITANNCFPNEKTIYESYILKLQGDLVLKTSKDRVAAWNNYNKALQIAEKYLSKEHLFIIELKKLIKRNTSK, translated from the coding sequence ATGAAAATTTTCGAAAAAATTGCAATATCTATTGTTTTAGTATGCTTTTTAGGTACTTTATTCTTGAACTCTAAGATTTCTAGCCTCTTTTTCTTCTTAAGTGTGACTTTATTAAGTTTTAGTTATCTAATATTTGGTTTCACTCTTTTTAAAATAAAAGATGGAAACTCTTATTTTAGAGTGCTCTCTGGAGCTATACTTGGAATTACATTGGGAACATTACTTTTTGTTTTAGATATGCCAAAAGGAGTACTATTGAAAACCATTGTAGCTATTAATATTCTTTTTTCTATAGCTTTAATTTTAAATTGGTTGATAAAGAAACAAGGCTTTTCTAAAGAAAAAAGGATGATATTTTTTAGGTCCGTTCTTATAGCATTAATAACTAGTTTTTTTGCTTACGCATCGGTTCATAATTCACAAAATAGATTTTTCTTAAAAAAGATAAGTGGTAAAAATACAAGCTTAACCTATAATTTGTTAATGTTTGATGAAATAGAAAATTATGATGCTTTTATGGATAATGAAAATTATCTAGAGGCCATTAATTCTGCCAAGAAATCTGTGGAGTATGGCAAAAAATGGAGAAAGTATGATACTATTTATTATGAGGATTTCTCAGGTACTTATGAATTTCTTTCAAAAGCATATATCCAAAGAGGAAACAAATTATATACTAATAGGGATTATCTATCCGCATTAAAAAATTATAAATCTGCAGATAGCGTTTTAAAACATAAAGAGCATATACCTAAATATCCAAAGGCAACGCAATCACACATATATTGGAATAGATGGAATCTTGGAAAAACTTATGACAGACTCAATGATTTTGAAAACTATGATAAGGAAATTGATTTTTTATTAACTAATTACCATAAGGTTAAAGATACTATTGATTTAGACTATTTCCGTATCGTGGAAAACGTAGCTAGTAATTATGCCAAGCGTAACGTCTTAGATGAATCTATTCGTTTGAGTAAGTTTTCCTTAAGTATATTAAAAAAGGATAGTTTAAATAATTTACCGAATTATAGAGATACCTATTTAAATTTAGCTAAAAATTATTTAGTAACGGATAGCTTAAAGAATGCTAAAATTTACTTAGATAAATATTCTGAAATTGCCGATGTAAATGATTGTAAAATACTGTATTACAATTCCTTGTATTTTAAGAAAGTAAATATCAAACAAGCTTTGGAGTATGCTAAAAAAACGTGCGAATGTATAGATAGTGAAAACAAACCTAATCCAAATAATCAATTTAGAGCATATTTAAATCTTTCTCAAATAGCACTGGAAAACTCAAATTATGTGAGTTTTAAAAAGAATTTAAAGCGAATAAAATCATTAGTTCCTCAGACATATAATCAAGAGTCAAATATCTCTAAAATTAATAATACCTTAGGATACTATTACAGACTGAAGGGCGATTTTACTAAATCTAAATATTATTATCAACAATCCTTGAACTATTATAGAGATGCAAATGAATATGATAATTATAAAAAGATAATAATTGAGTTAAAGATTGCTTTACTAAATGATGAATTAGGAATTAAAAATAACCTACAATTAATTAACAAGAAGGTTTTAGATTTATTGTCTACTTACGAGTCCACTACGCCAAGTTTGACAATGATGCATAATGATTTAGCTAGTATCAATACTGGTTCTAATATAAAATTGTCAGATTCTCTATATCACATAACACTTGCTATTCATAAAAAATATAACCTTAAAAATCTCCCTAAAATAGGAGTTGCATATAATGGTTTAGGAATAAATAATCTTTATTTAAAAAAATACCCAAAAGCAGATTCTTTATTATTGAAAGGAAAAAACCAATTGGAAGCCTTTTACGGAAGCAATCAAAATATGAATCAGACCATTAATTATCTGAATTTAGCAAAATCAAAGCTATATCAAAAAGACTTTTTAAATAGTGATAAATATTTGGAAAAAGCCTCAATCACAGCTAATAATTGTTTTCCAAACGAAAAAACGATTTACGAATCCTATATATTAAAATTACAAGGAGATCTGGTTTTAAAAACATCTAAAGACCGGGTTGCTGCATGGAATAATTATAATAAAGCGTTACAAATTGCGGAAAAATATTTATCAAAAGAGCATCTATTTATAATAGAACTTAAAAAGCTAATTAAGAGGAATACTTCCAAATAA